A portion of the Collinsella aerofaciens genome contains these proteins:
- a CDS encoding DegV family protein, with translation MSDFVLTCESAADRTREFFESRNIPVVCFHYEIDDVVYTDDLYQSITPDEFFAQIAAGAMPKTSQVSVGEYEEFWEPLVAEGKDVLHLTLSSGISGTYGSACVAAQMLADRYPQGGKVRVIDSLAASSGFGLLAECAADVRDSGASLDETAAWIEEHKLNLHHWFFSTDLSSYLRGGRISAASAIIGTALKICPLMTVDCEGGLSPREKIRTKKRAISEMAKTMMAHVQDGADYSGKCVMSHSACREDAEAVAALIEEQIPQLKGKIEINNIGTLIGSHTGPGTVALFFMGDKRVD, from the coding sequence ATGAGTGATTTTGTCCTGACCTGTGAATCCGCCGCCGATCGAACTCGGGAGTTCTTTGAATCGCGCAATATCCCTGTCGTGTGTTTTCATTACGAGATCGACGATGTTGTCTATACGGACGATCTGTATCAGTCGATTACGCCGGACGAGTTTTTTGCCCAGATTGCCGCAGGCGCCATGCCCAAGACGTCTCAGGTGAGCGTGGGTGAGTACGAGGAGTTTTGGGAGCCGCTTGTTGCCGAGGGTAAAGACGTGCTGCACCTGACGTTGTCGTCGGGTATTTCGGGTACGTATGGCTCGGCTTGCGTTGCGGCGCAGATGCTTGCGGATCGCTATCCCCAGGGCGGCAAGGTGCGCGTCATCGATTCGCTGGCGGCGTCTTCGGGCTTTGGCCTGCTGGCGGAATGTGCCGCCGACGTGCGCGATAGCGGGGCTTCACTCGACGAGACGGCTGCCTGGATCGAGGAGCACAAGCTCAACCTGCACCACTGGTTCTTCTCGACCGATCTGTCGAGCTACCTGCGCGGCGGTCGCATTTCGGCTGCGAGCGCGATCATCGGCACGGCGCTTAAGATTTGCCCGCTTATGACGGTCGATTGCGAAGGTGGGCTGTCGCCACGTGAGAAGATTCGCACTAAGAAGCGCGCGATTTCCGAGATGGCTAAGACCATGATGGCACACGTGCAGGACGGTGCGGATTATTCGGGTAAGTGCGTCATGTCGCACTCGGCGTGCCGCGAGGATGCCGAGGCAGTTGCGGCGCTGATCGAGGAACAGATTCCGCAGCTTAAAGGCAAGATTGAGATCAATAACATCGGTACTCTGATTGGCTCGCATACCGGACCTGGTACGGTGGCGCTCTTCTTTATGGGCGACAAGCGCGTGGATTAG
- a CDS encoding RsmB/NOP family class I SAM-dependent RNA methyltransferase, protein MSKPRRRKQKKQVKPELNLRQFAATELSDQLAAQHSAADLPRFMVDTVAGAYAPADAELMIEGFGAAATRPVTLRANTLKATAEDIAAALDAAGIAHNPVTWYPDAFILPEAQVSDLWDLDIYRDGKIYLQSLSSMMPPLVLGTQAGEDILDMCAAPGGKTTQIAALSQGQAHLTACEMSIPRAEKLEANLHRQGAKNVPVMRTDARELDEFFRFDRILLDAPCTGTGTVISGNEKSLRGLTEQLLVKCARSQRALLDRAMGALKPGGTLVYSTCSILPQENEDALQEALDKHMDCELIPLDGTPSESEARRAQEAGEEPRIESNALTEAIATGQVSAIANGLPGTLTIPPSREFEGFYIALIRKRS, encoded by the coding sequence ATGTCCAAGCCGCGTCGTCGTAAGCAGAAAAAGCAGGTTAAGCCCGAGCTCAACCTCAGGCAGTTTGCCGCTACCGAGCTTTCCGACCAGCTTGCCGCCCAACACTCCGCCGCCGACCTGCCGCGCTTTATGGTCGACACGGTCGCCGGCGCCTATGCGCCCGCCGATGCCGAGCTCATGATCGAGGGTTTCGGCGCCGCGGCCACACGCCCGGTCACGCTGCGCGCCAACACGCTCAAGGCAACCGCCGAGGACATCGCTGCGGCGCTCGATGCCGCCGGCATCGCCCACAACCCCGTCACCTGGTACCCAGACGCCTTCATCCTGCCCGAGGCCCAGGTTTCCGATCTGTGGGATCTCGACATCTACCGCGACGGCAAGATCTACCTGCAGAGCCTGTCGTCCATGATGCCGCCGCTGGTCCTGGGCACTCAGGCAGGCGAGGACATCCTGGACATGTGCGCAGCCCCTGGCGGCAAGACGACGCAGATCGCCGCCCTCTCGCAGGGGCAGGCGCACCTTACCGCCTGCGAGATGAGCATTCCCCGCGCCGAGAAACTCGAAGCCAACCTCCACCGCCAAGGTGCCAAAAACGTGCCCGTCATGCGCACCGACGCACGCGAGCTCGACGAGTTCTTCCGCTTTGACCGCATCCTGCTCGACGCTCCCTGCACCGGCACGGGCACCGTCATCAGCGGCAACGAGAAAAGCCTGCGCGGCCTGACCGAGCAGCTGCTCGTCAAATGCGCCCGCTCGCAGCGTGCGCTTCTGGACCGCGCCATGGGAGCCCTAAAACCGGGTGGCACGCTCGTCTATTCGACTTGTTCGATCTTGCCGCAGGAAAACGAGGACGCCCTGCAAGAGGCCCTCGACAAGCATATGGACTGCGAGCTCATCCCCCTCGACGGCACGCCAAGCGAAAGTGAGGCACGCCGCGCCCAGGAAGCTGGCGAGGAGCCGCGCATCGAGTCCAACGCCCTGACCGAGGCCATTGCCACGGGTCAGGTATCGGCCATCGCCAACGGCCTGCCCGGCACGCTCACCATTCCGCCCAGCCGCGAATTTGAGGGCTTCTACATTGCCCTGATCCGAAAACGCAGCTAG
- a CDS encoding fructose-1,6-bisphosphatase, which produces MVAFDRNPQDFKYLRLLSRQFPTEQSAFTEIINLSAILNLPKGTEHFMSDVHGEYEAFMHILNNCSGVVREHVDEIFGETLSFDEKGELCTLIYYPREKIELVRSRREDSPTWYKTMLDQLIMVARSLSSRYTRSKVRKAIPRDYAYIIDELLHTHPDENNYRVRYHERIVESILETASADDFIESLASLIKRLAVDHLHLVGDIFDRGGGAAKIMDRLLTYHSLDIQWGNHDLLWMGAAAGEPACIATVLRNNLRYDNYEILENDYGISLRELVAFADATYTDGESITPLIKAINVLLFKLEGQIIQRHPEFDMTDRLLLDKIDHDTGTVTLADGSVWPLTTNDFPTVDPADPYTLTSQEQHIIDKLVSEFVTADHLHRHIDFLYSHGSMYKVANGNLLFHGCVPLNEDGTFSSMNCLGTWHAGRDYLDFCDHIARRAWRVGDRDALDWMWYLWIGFNSPASGRLVRTFERAYIADKSTWVEPMDPYFTLTKSPSVCDDIMREFGVAPMACSPTGHIINGHTPVKTTKGEQPIRAEGKLLVIDGGFCRAYHPKTGIAGYTLISSSRGCRLKSHRAFTTVAEALTRNVDIESETNRFDQADRRRMVSDTDTGAKIRSQIQDLRQLLDAYRNGAIEQRA; this is translated from the coding sequence ATGGTCGCATTCGATCGCAATCCGCAAGACTTCAAGTATCTGCGCCTGCTGTCGAGACAGTTTCCCACCGAGCAATCCGCGTTTACCGAGATCATCAACCTCTCGGCCATCCTCAACCTGCCAAAGGGCACTGAGCATTTTATGAGCGACGTGCATGGCGAGTACGAAGCCTTTATGCACATCCTCAACAACTGCTCGGGCGTCGTGCGCGAGCATGTCGACGAAATCTTTGGCGAAACGCTCTCCTTTGACGAGAAGGGCGAGCTGTGCACGCTCATCTACTACCCGCGCGAGAAGATCGAGCTGGTCCGCAGCCGGCGCGAGGACTCGCCCACCTGGTACAAGACGATGCTTGACCAGCTCATCATGGTCGCTCGTTCGCTTTCAAGCCGCTACACGCGCTCCAAGGTGCGTAAGGCCATCCCGCGTGATTACGCCTATATCATCGACGAGTTGTTGCACACGCACCCGGACGAGAACAACTATCGTGTGCGCTATCACGAGCGCATCGTGGAGTCCATCCTGGAGACAGCAAGCGCCGACGATTTTATCGAGTCGCTCGCCTCGCTCATCAAGCGCCTGGCCGTCGACCACCTGCACCTGGTGGGCGACATCTTCGACCGCGGCGGCGGCGCGGCCAAGATTATGGACCGCCTGCTCACCTACCATTCACTCGACATCCAGTGGGGCAACCACGACCTGCTGTGGATGGGCGCTGCGGCCGGTGAGCCCGCCTGCATCGCCACGGTGCTGCGCAACAACCTACGCTACGACAATTACGAGATCCTCGAGAACGACTACGGCATCTCGCTGCGTGAGCTTGTCGCCTTTGCCGATGCCACCTACACCGACGGTGAGTCCATCACCCCGCTGATCAAGGCCATCAACGTGTTGCTCTTTAAGCTCGAGGGCCAGATTATCCAGCGCCATCCCGAGTTCGACATGACCGACCGCCTGTTACTCGACAAGATCGATCACGACACCGGCACGGTCACGCTCGCCGACGGCAGCGTGTGGCCGCTCACGACCAACGACTTCCCCACCGTCGACCCGGCGGACCCCTATACGCTCACGTCTCAGGAGCAGCACATCATCGACAAGCTCGTGTCCGAGTTTGTCACCGCCGATCACCTGCATCGCCATATCGATTTCCTCTATTCCCACGGCTCGATGTACAAAGTCGCCAACGGCAACCTGCTCTTCCACGGCTGCGTGCCACTCAACGAAGACGGCACCTTTAGCAGCATGAACTGCCTGGGCACCTGGCACGCTGGCCGCGATTATCTCGATTTTTGCGACCACATCGCCCGCCGCGCTTGGCGCGTGGGCGACCGCGACGCTCTCGACTGGATGTGGTACCTGTGGATTGGCTTTAACTCACCCGCCAGCGGACGCCTGGTGCGCACCTTTGAGCGCGCCTATATCGCCGATAAGAGCACCTGGGTCGAGCCGATGGACCCGTACTTTACGCTTACCAAGTCGCCCTCGGTCTGCGACGACATCATGCGCGAGTTTGGCGTCGCGCCCATGGCATGTTCGCCGACCGGCCACATCATCAACGGCCACACGCCCGTTAAAACCACCAAGGGCGAGCAGCCCATCCGCGCCGAGGGCAAGCTGCTGGTCATCGATGGCGGCTTCTGCCGCGCTTACCATCCCAAGACGGGTATCGCCGGCTATACGCTCATCTCGAGCTCGCGCGGCTGCCGTCTCAAGTCGCACCGGGCCTTTACGACGGTTGCCGAGGCACTCACGCGCAACGTGGATATCGAGAGTGAGACCAACCGTTTTGACCAAGCAGACCGTCGCCGTATGGTGAGCGACACCGATACCGGCGCCAAGATCCGCAGCCAGATCCAGGACCTGCGCCAGCTGCTCGATGCATATAGAAACGGTGCTATCGAACAGCGCGCCTAG